From Methanocalculus natronophilus, one genomic window encodes:
- a CDS encoding V-type ATPase subunit subunit G family protein, protein MVSDQSVLQAIRRKELEVNVRIEEARSAANTILEEAQNEAAAILQRYDAEGEEEGKIIFEQELEAIDKEIARLEEQKKEEEEHIRQKFEKKVPEAVDTVVRYIGFG, encoded by the coding sequence ATGGTTTCAGATCAGTCAGTTTTGCAGGCAATCCGGAGAAAAGAACTCGAGGTAAACGTCCGGATCGAGGAGGCCAGATCCGCTGCCAATACAATACTGGAAGAGGCCCAAAACGAGGCAGCAGCAATACTACAACGATATGATGCAGAAGGTGAAGAAGAAGGGAAAATAATTTTTGAACAGGAACTTGAAGCGATAGATAAGGAAATTGCCCGCCTTGAAGAGCAGAAGAAAGAAGAAGAAGAGCATATCAGGCAAAAATTTGAAAAAAAGGTTCCTGAAGCGGTTGATACAGTTGTACGATATATAGGATTTGGGTGA
- a CDS encoding PAS domain S-box protein, whose amino-acid sequence MGLPGSPDTSISLLYVDDEPALLEIARLYLEKSDQFSVTTCESATDALNLLSTTSFDAIISDYQMPEMDGIRFLTRLRENGVDIPFIIFTGKGREEVVIQALNEGADFYLQKGGDPKAQFAELVNKVRYAVSKRRSEEALRESEERYRTVVEVQDEFICRFLPDGTHIFANDAYCRYFGFDCNGIVGRKFLPPIHPEDREKVSRLYGSLTPDQPSGSMKQRILGQDGRVLWQRLHTTAFFDNHGHPCEYQTVGHDITDLMERDAELRRVNDEFSAANEQLTAAEEELRHQVEELAAARQEIEANSEQLHLAMDAGEHGFWDWDLTTNNAYFSPRYYTMLGYEPDEFPAGFDSWLSLLHPEDAGTVVPHIEASVREMQPFEEEFRMRCKDGSWRWISGRGKAYRSASRGGPSRALGVHVDIDDRKRAELELRKKNEELAATNSRLAESRQEIQRLFSTMLDGFAHHEIICDENGRPVDYRFLAVNPAFERMTGLKSGDIIGKTVREVLPQTEAYWIETFGRVALFGEEITFEQYASEQDSYFLVNAFSPAKNQFACSFMDITDRVAALEAEKDARQALSVANEQLAAAEEELRSQYEELSVAEEELRSQLDEMTALQKALQRSEAGFRTLAETAPVGIALLGADGRPVYFSPKFVELFGYTHNDLVTVDDWFTSAYPEASLRELARKDWNDALDQAKCNGSETRTLEYPVRCKDGGIRQIEFRAARAGEQTVVLFADVTERKAAEDALLASRRELNLILDTMPVGVTYIDPDYRIRYSNHQSALSSDKQPHEVTGLHCYLVRHGRSTRCDDCIIEKAMETGQVEEGFRLLPGGKVFHLKGCPVYDAGGNLTGAIEFGMDVTEQQRIEDTLRESEEKYRTLFAIMEPGVFYQQADGSLVDANPSALKMLGISREELLDRDSNHPAWNIIREDGSRLAPEEHPSMVALRTGKPVRDTVVGIHNAVSDQYVWVSVDAIPLRRPDSADPYQVFVTMNDITGRKQTEDSLRESEEKYRIIAENTADNIWIYDMDFQLQYISPSVVNLKGFTVEESLGQSVLDMMTPESYAALLARLNEEMAREGRADPDRTVWFETEEYAKDGSVLKIENSARLLRDKEGRPVAILGISRDITGRKKVEDALRQANKQLKILSGITRHDINNKISVVLGYIELARARTDDPDLNHYLNEMGSAIDTVHSQIDFTRIYQDLGSTDPQWQHLDQLIRDLLIPKEITFFNHTEPVRIYADPLLKKVFSTLLDNSLRHGRNLQTITVRTIESDGGRAPGKGLWIIWEDDGGGIPPDEKEKIFQRGYGKNTGLGLFLAREVLAFTGIDIRETGEYGVGARFEIFVPEPDWKRDQEFPE is encoded by the coding sequence ATGGGCCTCCCAGGTTCCCCGGATACCTCCATCTCTCTCCTCTATGTCGATGATGAACCTGCCCTCCTTGAGATAGCACGGCTCTATCTGGAAAAGAGTGATCAATTCTCTGTTACTACCTGCGAATCCGCAACAGACGCACTCAATCTGCTCTCCACAACGTCCTTTGATGCCATCATCTCTGACTACCAGATGCCGGAGATGGATGGCATCCGGTTTCTCACCCGTCTCCGGGAGAATGGCGTTGATATCCCTTTTATTATCTTCACCGGGAAAGGGCGGGAAGAGGTCGTCATCCAGGCACTGAATGAGGGTGCGGATTTCTACCTCCAGAAGGGAGGGGATCCGAAGGCACAGTTTGCTGAACTTGTAAACAAGGTCAGGTATGCAGTCTCGAAACGAAGGAGCGAAGAGGCGCTGCGTGAGAGTGAGGAGCGCTACCGGACTGTTGTCGAGGTGCAGGATGAGTTCATCTGCCGTTTCCTCCCAGACGGTACGCATATCTTTGCAAATGATGCATACTGCAGGTACTTTGGATTTGATTGCAACGGGATCGTCGGCAGGAAGTTTCTCCCTCCGATTCACCCGGAGGACAGGGAGAAGGTGTCCCGCCTGTATGGGTCCCTCACCCCGGATCAACCCTCCGGTTCAATGAAGCAGCGCATCCTGGGTCAGGATGGCCGGGTGCTCTGGCAGCGGCTGCATACAACCGCCTTCTTTGATAATCATGGTCATCCCTGCGAATATCAGACTGTTGGCCATGATATCACCGATCTGATGGAGCGTGACGCTGAACTCCGGAGGGTCAATGATGAGTTCTCTGCTGCGAATGAACAGCTCACGGCTGCTGAAGAGGAGCTCAGGCACCAGGTGGAAGAGCTTGCCGCAGCACGGCAGGAGATTGAGGCAAACAGTGAGCAGCTGCACCTTGCCATGGATGCAGGTGAACACGGGTTCTGGGACTGGGATCTCACAACAAATAATGCATATTTCAGTCCCCGGTACTACACGATGCTCGGGTATGAACCTGATGAGTTCCCGGCCGGATTCGACTCCTGGCTCTCTCTCCTCCACCCTGAGGATGCCGGGACAGTTGTACCCCACATCGAAGCGTCCGTCCGGGAGATGCAGCCGTTTGAAGAGGAGTTCCGTATGCGGTGCAAAGACGGCAGCTGGAGATGGATCTCCGGCCGCGGGAAAGCCTACCGATCAGCATCCCGAGGCGGTCCGTCACGCGCACTCGGTGTCCATGTCGATATTGATGACCGGAAGCGTGCCGAACTTGAACTCAGGAAGAAGAATGAGGAGCTTGCTGCTACAAATTCACGTCTTGCAGAGTCCCGGCAGGAGATCCAGCGACTCTTCTCAACCATGCTTGATGGTTTTGCCCATCATGAGATTATCTGCGATGAGAATGGCAGACCGGTGGATTACCGGTTCCTCGCTGTCAATCCTGCCTTTGAACGGATGACAGGGCTGAAGAGCGGAGATATCATCGGAAAGACCGTTCGGGAGGTTCTTCCGCAGACCGAAGCCTACTGGATCGAAACATTTGGCAGGGTTGCCCTTTTTGGAGAAGAGATCACCTTTGAACAGTACGCATCCGAACAGGACAGCTATTTCCTTGTGAATGCCTTCTCTCCCGCAAAGAACCAGTTTGCTTGTAGCTTCATGGATATCACTGACAGGGTTGCCGCTCTTGAGGCAGAAAAGGATGCCAGGCAGGCACTTTCCGTTGCCAATGAACAACTCGCTGCAGCAGAAGAAGAGCTCCGTTCCCAGTATGAAGAGCTGAGTGTCGCCGAAGAGGAGCTGCGTTCGCAGCTGGATGAGATGACTGCACTGCAGAAGGCATTGCAGCGGAGCGAAGCCGGGTTCCGGACACTCGCTGAAACGGCCCCGGTTGGTATAGCGCTTCTGGGTGCAGATGGACGCCCCGTCTATTTCAGCCCGAAGTTTGTGGAGCTATTCGGATACACTCACAACGATCTGGTTACCGTTGATGACTGGTTTACGTCTGCCTATCCTGAAGCATCTCTCCGGGAGCTGGCAAGAAAGGACTGGAACGATGCGCTTGACCAGGCAAAATGCAATGGATCAGAGACCAGAACACTTGAATATCCGGTCCGTTGTAAAGACGGGGGAATCCGCCAGATCGAGTTTCGTGCAGCGCGTGCCGGTGAACAGACTGTTGTGCTGTTTGCGGATGTGACAGAGAGGAAGGCTGCAGAAGATGCTCTCCTTGCATCGAGGCGGGAGCTGAATCTTATTCTTGATACAATGCCTGTTGGTGTTACCTATATTGATCCGGATTATCGTATCAGGTATTCAAATCATCAATCGGCTCTCTCTTCCGATAAGCAGCCGCATGAGGTTACCGGGCTCCATTGCTATCTGGTCCGGCATGGCAGGTCCACCAGGTGTGACGATTGCATCATAGAAAAGGCGATGGAAACCGGCCAGGTTGAGGAGGGCTTCCGTCTTCTGCCTGGTGGAAAGGTGTTCCACCTGAAAGGCTGCCCGGTCTATGATGCTGGAGGGAACCTGACCGGTGCAATTGAGTTTGGGATGGATGTCACCGAGCAGCAGCGGATCGAAGATACCCTCAGGGAGAGCGAGGAGAAGTACCGGACACTCTTTGCTATCATGGAGCCGGGTGTCTTCTATCAGCAGGCTGATGGTTCACTTGTCGATGCGAATCCATCTGCACTGAAGATGCTTGGCATCTCAAGAGAGGAGCTTCTTGATCGGGACTCCAATCATCCGGCCTGGAACATTATCAGGGAAGATGGCTCTCGTCTTGCCCCTGAAGAACACCCGTCCATGGTTGCATTACGCACAGGAAAGCCGGTTCGCGATACTGTTGTTGGCATCCATAATGCCGTGTCTGATCAGTACGTCTGGGTGTCTGTGGATGCGATCCCGCTCAGGAGGCCGGATAGTGCCGATCCATACCAGGTATTTGTCACGATGAATGATATCACCGGGCGGAAGCAGACCGAAGACTCGCTCCGGGAGAGTGAGGAGAAGTACCGTATCATCGCGGAGAATACCGCAGATAATATCTGGATTTATGATATGGACTTCCAGTTGCAGTATATCAGCCCGTCTGTAGTGAACCTCAAAGGTTTCACTGTCGAAGAGTCGCTTGGCCAGAGTGTCTTGGATATGATGACCCCGGAGTCGTATGCGGCTCTTCTTGCACGCCTCAACGAGGAGATGGCACGTGAGGGAAGAGCTGACCCTGACAGAACCGTATGGTTTGAGACAGAAGAATATGCAAAAGACGGATCAGTCCTCAAAATAGAAAATTCCGCCCGGCTTCTCCGGGACAAAGAGGGCAGGCCGGTTGCTATTCTCGGCATCTCCCGTGATATCACCGGGCGGAAAAAGGTGGAAGACGCTCTCAGACAGGCAAACAAGCAGCTGAAGATCCTCTCCGGTATCACCAGGCATGATATCAACAACAAGATCTCTGTCGTTCTTGGGTATATTGAATTAGCACGGGCCAGAACTGATGATCCCGACCTGAATCACTATCTCAACGAGATGGGATCAGCAATAGATACAGTCCACTCCCAGATCGATTTCACCCGTATATACCAGGATCTCGGCTCAACCGATCCACAATGGCAGCACCTGGACCAGCTTATCCGGGATCTTTTGATTCCAAAGGAGATCACTTTTTTTAATCATACCGAACCGGTGCGCATCTATGCCGACCCGTTATTAAAGAAAGTCTTCTCCACACTCCTCGACAACTCGCTCCGGCATGGCAGGAACCTGCAGACGATAACAGTCAGAACCATAGAATCCGATGGAGGGAGAGCACCCGGAAAGGGGCTTTGGATCATCTGGGAGGATGATGGGGGAGGCATCCCTCCTGACGAGAAGGAGAAGATCTTTCAGAGGGGATATGGGAAGAATACCGGTCTTGGTCTCTTCCTTGCACGCGAGGTGCTTGCATTTACCGGTATTGATATCCGTGAAACAGGGGAATACGGGGTGGGGGCACGATTTGAGATCTTTGTTCCTGAGCCCGACTGGAAGCGTGATCAGGAGTTCCCGGAATAA
- the cca gene encoding CCA tRNA nucleotidyltransferase, protein MRRDEIEEDVLSRITPTPEEAAHLKTMADRILAYLMEKHARPAMVVGSVARGTFVRGDRDLDIFMLFPPDLSRDELARKGIAVARDLVEHFGGSAVEKYAEHPYLNARIHDLDLDLVPCYHVASAREIISAVDRTPFHTRYIIPRIPPFIRDALLMKQFAKAGGVYGSDHMTEGFSGYLCELLVLSYGGFSPLIEAAAGWRPGTLIDPEHHRARSFEEPLVVVDPTDPNRNVAAALSLDQMSAFIELARIYRKHPSPLFFEIRPPVRFSKKQVADAIAERGTAVYGISLSTPAYVPDTVVPQLRKSTAAIALVLERAGFSVNRTDCFMGEETSLLLFELNNDTAPPVLRHTGPPVSSGVNAERFVRKYLGCPSFSGPFIEDGRYIVEIQRSFTDAFALLSSEAVLGAALGKHVKKSMKQGWSVQSGSECWREELSAFFAAFFERSSPAVRILRLGGE, encoded by the coding sequence ATGAGGAGGGACGAGATTGAAGAGGATGTGCTCTCCCGCATTACCCCGACACCAGAGGAGGCGGCGCACCTGAAGACGATGGCGGATCGGATACTTGCCTATCTCATGGAGAAGCATGCCCGTCCCGCCATGGTCGTTGGTTCGGTTGCCCGCGGGACTTTTGTCAGGGGAGACCGGGATCTTGACATCTTCATGTTGTTTCCACCGGACCTCTCAAGAGATGAACTTGCCCGGAAGGGGATCGCGGTTGCCCGTGACCTGGTGGAACACTTCGGTGGCAGTGCGGTTGAGAAGTACGCGGAACACCCCTACCTGAATGCCCGGATCCACGATCTTGACCTGGATCTTGTCCCCTGCTACCACGTGGCATCGGCTCGTGAGATCATCAGTGCCGTCGACAGGACACCGTTTCATACACGGTATATTATCCCGAGAATTCCGCCATTTATCAGGGATGCTCTCCTGATGAAGCAGTTCGCAAAAGCAGGCGGCGTGTATGGATCAGATCATATGACCGAGGGGTTCTCCGGGTATCTCTGTGAGCTTCTGGTTCTCTCGTATGGGGGCTTCTCCCCCCTGATCGAGGCAGCGGCAGGGTGGCGGCCCGGCACACTGATCGATCCCGAACACCACCGGGCGCGATCCTTTGAAGAGCCGCTTGTTGTTGTGGATCCAACTGATCCAAACAGGAATGTCGCAGCTGCCCTGTCGCTTGACCAGATGTCTGCGTTCATCGAGCTTGCACGGATATACCGGAAACACCCATCCCCCCTCTTCTTTGAGATCAGGCCTCCTGTCCGCTTCTCAAAAAAACAGGTAGCGGATGCGATAGCCGAGCGTGGAACTGCTGTCTATGGGATTTCGCTTTCCACACCCGCGTATGTGCCGGATACGGTTGTGCCACAACTCAGGAAAAGTACTGCTGCAATCGCTCTAGTCCTGGAACGAGCTGGGTTTTCCGTTAACCGGACCGACTGCTTCATGGGAGAGGAAACATCACTTCTCCTCTTTGAGCTCAACAATGATACCGCCCCACCGGTTCTCAGGCATACCGGGCCTCCTGTATCAAGCGGCGTCAACGCAGAGCGTTTTGTCAGGAAATATCTTGGATGCCCTTCGTTTTCTGGTCCGTTCATTGAGGACGGGCGGTATATCGTTGAGATCCAGAGGTCCTTTACAGACGCTTTTGCTCTCCTCTCTTCTGAGGCGGTTCTTGGAGCTGCCCTTGGAAAGCATGTCAAAAAGTCGATGAAGCAGGGCTGGAGTGTACAGTCGGGCTCCGAATGCTGGCGTGAGGAGCTATCGGCTTTTTTTGCAGCCTTCTTTGAGCGTTCAAGCCCTGCTGTCCGGATACTCAGGCTGGGTGGGGAGTAG
- the thpR gene encoding RNA 2',3'-cyclic phosphodiesterase translates to MVRAFVAIDLTEEIRNAFLELQEPLRGIRGGLRVVDPALLHMTLKFLGDVSEEAVPRIVSALQTVSFSPYEIHIGRISSNSRHRPRVIWADVDDDGRSAELAGVIEETLEPLGFAREKRPFRPHITVARVKTFHPAIPSVLESLSSWEAGSMEVSRFFLKKSTLTPEGPIYETMAEVLV, encoded by the coding sequence ATGGTGCGGGCATTTGTGGCAATTGATCTGACAGAAGAGATTCGGAACGCATTTTTGGAGCTGCAGGAACCTCTGCGCGGGATCCGGGGCGGGCTCAGGGTTGTTGATCCGGCTCTTCTTCATATGACGCTGAAATTTCTCGGGGATGTTTCGGAAGAGGCTGTACCGCGCATAGTTTCTGCACTACAAACAGTCAGTTTTTCGCCATATGAAATTCATATCGGGAGAATCTCATCCAATTCCAGACACCGGCCGCGGGTTATCTGGGCTGACGTTGATGATGATGGCAGGAGCGCGGAACTTGCAGGGGTCATTGAGGAGACACTTGAGCCTCTTGGGTTTGCCCGTGAAAAACGCCCCTTTCGTCCACATATAACCGTTGCACGGGTGAAGACATTCCATCCTGCCATCCCGTCTGTCCTTGAATCACTCTCCTCGTGGGAGGCTGGCAGCATGGAGGTATCCCGGTTTTTCCTGAAGAAGAGTACGCTGACGCCGGAGGGGCCGATCTACGAGACCATGGCGGAGGTTCTGGTATGA
- a CDS encoding glutaredoxin family protein: MTSIDTIIVYSLEVCPNCEILKQYLQNNTIPYRERALDDPEVLTDLRMNGVFVMEAPVLQIGDRYLTSKELFSDGDVSPSIADECRR; encoded by the coding sequence ATGACCAGTATCGATACCATAATTGTTTATTCACTTGAAGTCTGTCCGAACTGCGAAATCCTCAAACAATACCTCCAGAATAACACCATTCCCTACCGTGAACGGGCCCTTGATGATCCGGAGGTGCTGACTGATCTCCGCATGAATGGCGTTTTTGTCATGGAAGCACCCGTCCTCCAGATAGGTGACAGGTACCTCACATCAAAGGAATTATTTTCAGACGGAGACGTATCGCCCTCGATTGCCGATGAATGCAGACGGTGA
- the nrdD gene encoding anaerobic ribonucleoside-triphosphate reductase, with translation MKETRQSTLDGAFQPAMPKVRTSFGHMLEWDKQKIVQQILNETRLVETFYGREGGEQELAEHIAQNVENRIKKLGLTFLSGPLIREITNMTLLDEGLVDYRNVCTRVGTPVYDAHLIDVGRGFEAKDNSNLQENAETSHKKKADKISKEQYLLQLPPELADLHLTGDMHIHDLEYFGTRPFCQDWDLRYFFYYGLMPDGSGTKASVAGPAKRAEVAVLHAVKALGSAQTNFAGGQGYYNFLTFLAPYVEGMDAGEIKQLMQMFVYEMTQMMVARGGQVVFSSVQLSPGVPKLWRDKPIVFKGKVWNGRQAPLRTYGEFEREVRLLFATLMEVMLEGDYWGKPFNFPKPEISIEPDFMEEDEEFNRKHPDLPSYRDLYLMTFELASKFGTPYYDNQLPAYRGAGEGISCYQCCAYQFSTTAENDNTFEDKLNFKDGKHFSMGSWQVISVNCPRAAYRADHDDGKLFAELRAMMESAVSIFKIKRRWMEHVRANGRMPFAMQRPKDPETLERGSVAVDLDGLVYTIGIVGVNEMVQHHLGSQLHETPEAFRFAVRTMTEMEQYAKKLSQKHGMTLALARTPAETTGQRFAVSDLLDEEFRPFVLNVVKGDSKNLLERAKKTLDLPVYYTNGIHVTPAAPVPLTKRMEIEHVFFPIVDGGNIFHIWLGESRPDPRGLMDMAMNLCRTTQIGYFAFTRDLTVSLKQFTEYRSEKTPETKGSIGQADRRVLI, from the coding sequence ATGAAAGAGACACGGCAATCGACACTTGATGGCGCATTCCAGCCTGCAATGCCAAAGGTCCGGACATCCTTTGGCCACATGCTGGAGTGGGACAAACAGAAGATTGTCCAGCAGATACTCAATGAAACCCGCCTTGTTGAAACATTTTATGGACGAGAAGGAGGTGAACAGGAGCTTGCCGAGCATATAGCGCAGAATGTGGAGAACAGAATTAAAAAGCTCGGCCTCACCTTCCTCTCCGGCCCGCTCATCCGCGAGATTACGAATATGACCCTCCTTGATGAGGGGCTCGTCGACTACAGGAATGTCTGCACCAGGGTTGGAACCCCCGTCTATGACGCGCACCTGATCGACGTCGGGAGAGGGTTTGAGGCAAAAGACAACTCAAACCTCCAGGAAAATGCCGAGACATCCCATAAAAAGAAGGCAGACAAGATCAGCAAGGAACAGTATCTTCTGCAGCTACCCCCTGAACTTGCAGACCTCCACCTGACAGGCGACATGCATATCCATGACCTGGAATACTTTGGAACACGCCCATTTTGCCAGGACTGGGATCTCCGTTATTTCTTCTACTACGGCCTGATGCCCGATGGAAGCGGGACAAAAGCAAGTGTGGCCGGACCGGCAAAGCGTGCCGAGGTGGCTGTCCTGCATGCCGTCAAGGCGCTTGGATCTGCCCAGACGAACTTTGCCGGGGGACAGGGATACTACAACTTCCTCACCTTCCTTGCACCCTATGTCGAGGGCATGGATGCAGGCGAGATCAAGCAGCTGATGCAGATGTTTGTCTACGAGATGACCCAGATGATGGTTGCGCGTGGCGGCCAGGTCGTCTTCTCCTCGGTCCAGCTCTCACCCGGCGTTCCAAAACTCTGGAGAGATAAGCCAATTGTCTTCAAAGGGAAGGTATGGAACGGCAGACAGGCACCCCTCCGGACATATGGGGAGTTTGAACGTGAGGTCAGGCTTCTCTTCGCAACCTTGATGGAAGTCATGCTTGAGGGCGATTACTGGGGCAAACCCTTCAATTTCCCTAAGCCCGAGATCAGTATCGAACCCGACTTCATGGAGGAAGATGAGGAGTTCAACAGAAAGCATCCCGATCTCCCCTCGTACCGGGATCTCTACCTGATGACGTTTGAACTTGCATCGAAGTTCGGCACACCCTACTATGACAACCAGCTCCCCGCCTACCGTGGGGCGGGAGAGGGGATCTCCTGTTACCAGTGCTGTGCATACCAGTTCTCAACCACTGCTGAGAATGACAACACATTCGAGGACAAGCTCAATTTCAAGGATGGAAAGCATTTTTCCATGGGATCATGGCAGGTGATCTCGGTCAACTGCCCGCGTGCAGCGTACCGGGCTGACCATGATGACGGGAAGCTCTTTGCCGAACTCCGTGCCATGATGGAGTCTGCGGTCTCGATCTTCAAGATCAAGCGGAGATGGATGGAGCATGTCCGGGCAAACGGACGCATGCCATTTGCGATGCAGAGGCCAAAAGACCCCGAAACCCTGGAGAGGGGATCAGTTGCGGTCGATCTCGATGGCCTGGTCTACACAATCGGTATCGTCGGTGTCAACGAGATGGTGCAGCACCATCTCGGATCCCAGCTCCACGAGACACCCGAAGCCTTCCGGTTTGCTGTCAGGACCATGACCGAGATGGAGCAGTATGCAAAGAAACTCTCACAGAAACATGGCATGACGCTTGCGCTGGCACGGACTCCGGCAGAGACGACTGGCCAGCGGTTTGCGGTCTCTGATCTCCTCGATGAAGAGTTCCGCCCGTTTGTCCTGAATGTCGTCAAGGGAGACTCCAAAAACCTGCTTGAACGTGCAAAAAAGACCCTCGATCTCCCAGTTTACTATACAAACGGAATTCACGTCACCCCGGCTGCACCTGTTCCCCTCACCAAACGGATGGAGATAGAGCATGTCTTCTTCCCGATTGTTGATGGAGGCAACATCTTCCATATCTGGCTTGGCGAATCAAGACCTGATCCCCGCGGCCTGATGGATATGGCGATGAACCTCTGCAGAACCACCCAGATCGGGTATTTCGCCTTTACCCGGGATTTAACCGTCTCTCTGAAGCAGTTCACCGAATATCGCTCTGAAAAAACACCGGAAACGAAGGGGAGTATCGGACAGGCAGATCGGAGAGTGCTCATCTGA
- a CDS encoding MerR family transcriptional regulator: MTSERISIGTFSWITHLSQKALRIYDERGLLIPQIRDLATGYRYYAKEQIERGIHIRNLVSLGFTLEATWAILEAQGRGDSEAVKKMSLQRSEEIQSEVRRLQQGRQHLLRYASQPELNDMTLTDPVTKEIAPLRVITKRDTGIYEETIPRLIEELFRLVDSQNGVLAVGTLMIIYHDCEYRETDADIEVALPITGRTKLSTRTLDGGLYLTAIHQGSYQNLPEGWSYLLSYAEANQFTVPGPGREVYLNDPGNTPPESLLTEIQIPVREKG, from the coding sequence ATGACTTCTGAGAGGATATCGATTGGTACATTCTCATGGATAACGCATCTCTCCCAAAAAGCCCTCAGGATCTATGATGAGCGGGGGTTGCTCATTCCGCAGATTCGGGATCTGGCAACCGGGTACCGGTACTACGCAAAAGAGCAGATTGAAAGGGGAATCCATATACGAAATCTTGTTTCTCTTGGATTCACGCTTGAGGCGACCTGGGCGATTCTGGAGGCGCAAGGGAGAGGTGACAGCGAAGCTGTGAAGAAGATGTCATTGCAGCGATCTGAAGAGATACAATCAGAAGTCAGACGGTTACAACAAGGCAGGCAGCACCTACTCAGGTATGCCTCCCAACCGGAGTTGAATGACATGACATTAACAGATCCAGTCACGAAGGAGATTGCGCCACTCAGAGTGATCACAAAACGAGACACGGGCATATATGAAGAGACGATTCCACGGCTCATTGAAGAACTTTTCAGACTTGTAGACTCACAAAATGGCGTTTTGGCTGTCGGAACATTGATGATAATCTATCATGACTGCGAGTATCGGGAAACCGATGCGGATATTGAAGTGGCACTGCCAATTACCGGAAGAACGAAACTGTCAACGAGAACTCTTGATGGAGGATTATATCTCACCGCCATCCACCAGGGATCATACCAGAACCTCCCGGAAGGGTGGTCGTATCTTCTCTCCTATGCAGAAGCAAATCAGTTTACGGTACCAGGGCCTGGCCGGGAGGTATATCTCAATGATCCGGGCAACACCCCTCCGGAATCCCTCCTGACAGAGATTCAGATTCCAGTCCGGGAGAAGGGGTGA